One genomic window of Notamacropus eugenii isolate mMacEug1 chromosome 6, mMacEug1.pri_v2, whole genome shotgun sequence includes the following:
- the SPRY2 gene encoding protein sprouty homolog 2, whose amino-acid sequence METRAQNGSGSQPLLQAPRDSGRQHGEPDLRDALTQQVHVLSLDQIRAIRNTNEYTEGPTVAPRPGVKPAPRPSTQHKNERLHGFTEQRQLSRVQHSQTHSFVRAPLSRSISTVSTGSRSSTRTSTSSSSSEQRLLGSSFSSSGLVADGIIRVQPKSELKPGELKPLSKEDLGMHAYRCEDCGKCKCKECTYPRPLPSDWICDKQCLCSAQNVIDYGTCVCCVKGLFYHCSSDDEDNCADNPCSCSQSHCCTRWSAMGVMSLFLPCLWCYLPAKGCLKLCQGCYDRVNRPGCRCKNSNTVCCRVPSVPPRNFEKPT is encoded by the coding sequence ATGGAGACAAGAGCTCAGAATGGCAGTGGGTCCCAGCCCTTGTTACAGGCTCCCCGTGACAGTGGCAGGCAGCATGGGGAGCCTGACCTGAGAGATGCTCTCACCCAGCAGGTTCACGTGTTGTCACTGGACCAGATCAGGGCCATTCGAAACACAAATGAGTATACCGAGGGACCTACAGTAGCTCCAAGACCTGGGGTCAAACCTGCCCCTCGACCCTCCACTCAACACAAAAATGAAAGACTCCATGGATTTACTGAGCAGCGTCAGCTTAGCAGGGTCCAGCATTCACAGACACATTCTTTTGTTCGAGCACCTCTGTCTCGATCCATTAGCACTGTGAGTACAGGGTCGAGAAGCAGTACGAGGACAAGTACCAGTAGTAGTTCCTCTGAACAAAGACTTTTAGGatcatccttttcttcttcagggcTAGTGGCTGATGGGATAATCCGGGTGCAGCCCAAATCTGAGCTCAAGCCAGGTGAACTGAAGCCCCTGAGCAAGGAAGACTTGGGTATGCATGCCTACAGGTGTGAGGATTGTGGGAAGTGCAAATGTAAAGAGTGCACCTATCCAAGGCCTCTGCCATCAGACTGGATCTGTGACAAACAGTGTCTTTGCTCAGCTCAGAACGTGATTGACTATGGGACTTGTGTATGCTGTGTGAAAGGCCTCTTCTATCACTGCTCCAGTGATGATGAGGATAACTGTGCTGACAACCCCTGCTCTTGCAGTCAGTCTCATTGCTGTACTCGGTGGTCTGCCATGGGGGTCATGTCTCTCTTTCTGCCTTGTTTGTGGTGTTATCTTCCAGCCAAGGGTTGCCTTAAGTTGTGCCAGGGCTGTTATGACCGAGTTAACAGGCCTGGGTGCCGCTGTAAAAACTCAAACACAGTTTGCTGCAGAGTTCCCAGTGTCCCACCTAGGAACTTTGAAAAACCGACATAG